In Clostridium sp., one DNA window encodes the following:
- the map gene encoding type I methionyl aminopeptidase, which yields MIDIKTKKEIGYMAAAGKILASCHKEIHKMIKPGITTMEINSFVEKYLDEHGASPEQKGYMGFPYAICASLNDEICHGFPNKKPLKEGDIVTIDMVVNLNGWLADSAWSYAVGKISKEAEDLMNITKECLYRGIKKAVIGNHIGDIGHEIQTYAESLGYSVVRDYTGHGIGKVMHDDIAVPHYGKPGRGLKLVKGMVITIEPMINIGSYHTVIDNNGWTARTVDGSLSAQYEHTLAIAEDGPIILTDQDNI from the coding sequence TTGATAGATATAAAAACGAAAAAAGAAATAGGTTACATGGCTGCCGCTGGTAAAATACTTGCATCATGCCATAAAGAAATTCATAAGATGATAAAACCGGGTATAACTACCATGGAAATAAATAGCTTTGTGGAAAAATATTTGGATGAACACGGTGCTTCGCCGGAGCAGAAGGGTTATATGGGATTTCCTTATGCTATATGTGCTTCTTTAAATGATGAAATCTGCCATGGGTTTCCAAATAAAAAACCTTTAAAAGAAGGTGACATAGTAACTATAGACATGGTTGTAAACTTGAACGGGTGGCTGGCAGATTCTGCATGGTCATACGCAGTAGGCAAAATATCAAAAGAGGCCGAGGATCTTATGAATATTACTAAAGAATGCCTTTACAGGGGAATAAAAAAAGCTGTAATTGGAAATCACATAGGTGATATAGGTCATGAGATTCAAACCTATGCAGAATCTCTGGGATATTCCGTAGTAAGGGATTATACGGGACATGGAATAGGGAAAGTCATGCATGATGATATAGCTGTGCCACACTATGGAAAACCTGGAAGAGGCCTCAAGCTTGTAAAAGGAATGGTAATAACTATAGAACCAATGATAAATATAGGTTCCTATCATACTGTTATAGATAATAACGGTTGGACAGCCCGCACTGTGGATGGAAGTCTCTCCGCCCAGTATGAACACACACTTGCAATAGCTGAAGACGGTCCTATAATCCTGACAGATCAGGACAATATATAG
- a CDS encoding GGDEF domain-containing protein produces the protein MEFGNYGKKIDIFMTLLIAYFFIICISFQYIQSQNIFENYIMLLVLMFVALISYYTDMTFSLIVVLICDFAYFSYKLYMSVTNSISINENSYYWAVSIPLTALIVSFLSRYILYIQMESKKIMAENKSFVMIDPLTGIRNSSALLNELPIYMNMSKRHGIPLSLMVVKFKYNSNLKSIAGMEFFRDILVKCSRSLENSLRIEDRKYILPEDDIFAFILISDENGCEIIKTRLKENINNMTLDRYDRLGNLKLEVQIGYYIYNEDIQNPMDFLSKAEKELDYDI, from the coding sequence ATGGAATTTGGAAACTATGGGAAAAAAATAGACATATTTATGACACTGCTCATAGCTTATTTTTTTATAATATGTATTTCATTTCAGTACATTCAATCACAAAATATTTTTGAAAATTACATCATGCTTCTTGTGCTCATGTTTGTAGCTCTAATAAGTTATTACACAGATATGACCTTTTCTCTCATAGTAGTCTTGATCTGCGATTTTGCTTACTTCAGCTACAAACTCTACATGTCAGTTACAAACAGTATTTCAATAAATGAAAATTCATATTACTGGGCAGTATCAATACCTCTGACAGCCCTGATCGTATCATTTCTGTCAAGATATATACTTTATATTCAAATGGAATCAAAAAAAATCATGGCTGAAAACAAATCCTTTGTAATGATAGATCCATTGACCGGAATACGAAATTCATCTGCACTTTTAAATGAACTTCCCATATACATGAACATGTCCAAAAGGCATGGTATTCCACTATCACTCATGGTTGTAAAATTCAAATACAACAGCAATCTCAAAAGTATTGCAGGCATGGAATTTTTTAGAGACATACTTGTGAAATGCTCCAGATCCCTTGAAAACTCTTTAAGGATTGAAGACAGAAAATATATACTACCGGAAGATGACATATTTGCATTCATACTTATATCTGATGAAAATGGATGTGAAATAATAAAAACACGTCTGAAGGAAAATATAAATAATATGACACTGGATAGATACGACAGGCTTGGAAATTTAAAACTTGAAGTTCAGATTGGATATTATATCTACAATGAGGACATACAAAATCCTATGGATTTTTTGTCGAAGGCCGAGAAGGAACTTGATTATGATATATAA
- a CDS encoding DUF2334 domain-containing protein produces MIYNTKKIYSLSLILVVSASIIFSAAPNVESSSKNSTAIIYDTYNEFGSEENRLNSLVRLILGSGSGIDILNSSSYFKGSASKYKILFILYNNFSKLPVSLVNDLLNFKGRIVWIGKNFDQLPLNKSNIKYISSLSSQNLNYNILKNDFYRLINNTYQENRNVYLLIDAVYPFTDLDVFAKKIDFLYSNGIPFICSVMPVYENQDMDAMKRFCGILEYVQNNGGKIILHFPVLYGENIPEDKIESKIRLAQKIYMDYGIQPIALDIPEGFLYRENSKALIHSTNTVFIHKDTDMGILDLDNYSISPFNLVIDKVDFNNKYIREQPDSIHNTALSLSSDMDYDNFKKQINDLLKDEFYFSSPEYLDIPAKYAKKHSNESKSSPSRSIDISSGNMDIIKITLFICVFFVAIIIIGIKLDVKKFFR; encoded by the coding sequence ATGATATATAATACGAAAAAAATTTATTCACTTTCATTAATATTAGTTGTATCTGCATCCATCATATTTTCTGCAGCTCCGAATGTAGAAAGCAGCAGTAAAAACAGCACTGCAATAATATATGACACCTACAATGAATTCGGTTCAGAAGAAAATAGGCTCAATTCACTGGTGCGGTTGATCCTGGGAAGCGGCAGCGGAATAGACATATTAAATTCCAGTTCCTATTTCAAAGGATCAGCCAGCAAGTATAAAATACTGTTCATACTCTACAATAATTTCTCAAAGCTTCCAGTTTCACTTGTAAATGACCTTTTAAATTTTAAGGGCAGAATAGTATGGATTGGTAAAAATTTTGACCAATTGCCATTAAATAAATCGAACATAAAGTATATATCCAGTCTTTCCTCACAAAATTTAAATTACAATATTTTAAAAAACGATTTTTACAGATTGATCAACAATACATATCAGGAAAATCGAAATGTATATCTTCTTATAGATGCTGTATACCCCTTTACAGACTTAGATGTTTTTGCCAAAAAAATAGATTTTCTCTATAGCAATGGTATACCATTCATATGCAGTGTAATGCCGGTATATGAAAATCAGGACATGGATGCCATGAAAAGATTCTGCGGGATATTGGAATATGTACAGAATAACGGGGGAAAAATAATATTGCATTTTCCTGTACTGTACGGGGAAAATATTCCCGAAGATAAAATAGAATCTAAAATTCGTCTTGCACAAAAAATATATATGGATTATGGAATACAACCTATAGCTCTCGACATACCGGAAGGATTCTTATACAGGGAAAACTCAAAAGCCTTAATACATTCAACCAACACTGTATTTATACACAAAGACACAGATATGGGGATTTTGGATCTTGATAATTATTCCATATCACCATTCAATCTGGTCATCGACAAAGTAGACTTTAACAACAAGTATATACGTGAACAACCAGATTCTATCCACAATACCGCACTCAGTCTAAGTTCAGACATGGACTATGATAATTTTAAAAAGCAGATAAATGATCTTTTAAAGGATGAATTTTATTTCAGCAGCCCCGAATATCTTGATATTCCGGCAAAATACGCGAAAAAACATTCAAATGAAAGCAAGTCCTCCCCAAGCAGATCTATCGATATAAGCAGCGGTAACATGGACATCATAAAAATCACCCTATTTATATGTGTCTTTTTTGTAGCAATAATAATTATAGGAATAAAATTAGATGTAAAAAAATTTTTCAGATAA
- a CDS encoding glycosyltransferase, which yields MNIFDILLLYSLAVIWITIFINVILITGGYLYYLKTLKLNMHEIPAYYPFISVMVPAHNEEKVIARTVRSLLNLEYPENKYEIIIINDNSSDNSTLILEEIKKNNPCRNLSVINTDNITGGRGKSNALNIGFKKSCGEFLAIYDADNTPEKKSLKYLVQTIISDNSLGAVIGKFRCRNRRKNLLTKFINIETLTFQWMSQAGRWQLFNLCTIPGTNFIIRRNLIEKMGGWDTKAVTEDTEISFRLYRMGYKIKFIPLAVTWEQEPQTLNVWFKQRSRWAKGNVYVIIKNFRYLFTRHANVSKFDIIYYIIIYFFFLSAAIISDLIFILGLSRIIHLNISGYSIILWIMAYSVFSLSILIAISTEKGELTFSNFLVTLLMYFTYCKLWSIVAALGFYSYLEDVIFKKEFKWYKTERF from the coding sequence ATGAATATATTTGACATATTGCTCTTGTATTCTCTTGCCGTCATATGGATAACAATATTTATAAATGTGATACTTATTACAGGCGGTTATTTGTATTATTTAAAAACTCTGAAGTTAAACATGCATGAGATTCCTGCATATTATCCCTTCATATCAGTTATGGTGCCCGCCCATAATGAAGAGAAAGTAATTGCCAGAACCGTTAGATCACTGCTGAATCTGGAATATCCCGAGAATAAATATGAAATTATAATTATAAATGACAATTCTTCGGACAATTCTACCCTGATACTGGAAGAAATAAAAAAGAACAATCCCTGTAGAAATCTGAGTGTAATAAATACGGATAATATTACAGGCGGCAGAGGGAAATCAAATGCTTTGAATATTGGATTTAAAAAAAGCTGCGGTGAGTTTCTGGCAATATACGATGCAGATAATACTCCTGAAAAAAAATCCCTGAAATATCTGGTTCAGACTATAATCTCAGATAATAGCCTAGGAGCTGTAATCGGAAAATTCAGATGCAGAAACCGTAGAAAAAATCTTCTCACAAAATTTATAAACATTGAAACGCTCACCTTCCAGTGGATGTCCCAGGCAGGAAGATGGCAGCTTTTCAATTTATGCACAATACCCGGAACCAACTTTATAATAAGAAGAAATCTAATTGAAAAAATGGGCGGATGGGATACAAAGGCAGTAACAGAAGATACCGAAATAAGCTTCAGACTATATAGAATGGGCTACAAGATAAAGTTTATTCCCCTTGCTGTAACCTGGGAGCAGGAACCTCAGACTCTTAATGTGTGGTTCAAGCAGAGAAGCAGGTGGGCCAAGGGAAATGTATATGTGATTATCAAAAACTTCAGGTACCTTTTTACCAGACATGCAAATGTAAGTAAATTTGACATTATATATTACATCATAATATATTTTTTCTTTCTATCTGCTGCAATTATCTCGGATCTTATTTTTATACTAGGTCTATCCCGGATAATACATCTAAATATAAGTGGCTACAGTATCATTCTATGGATCATGGCATACAGTGTATTTTCCCTTTCCATCTTGATAGCCATCTCTACAGAAAAGGGAGAATTGACATTTAGTAATTTTCTGGTAACCCTGCTGATGTATTTCACCTACTGCAAACTATGGTCAATTGTGGCTGCTCTTGGATTCTACAGTTATCTTGAAGATGTAATATTCAAGAAGGAGTTCAAATGGTATAAGACGGAAAGATTCTAA
- a CDS encoding cellulose biosynthesis cyclic di-GMP-binding regulatory protein BcsB, with protein sequence MRKYNFILMISLIFIILFSCRTEVSSASYNNLEYRNFTFGSDVTFSGVFSSHSLYFNVDKHSEIKSIQANIHFNISQLVDKTKNASVTFSINGKPFYSSPLFYKEHQITYLKASVPLSAIKPGSNEFKIDTYSRISDKPCTDDVNSGNWLNLYGDSNLSMGFISKRSSNNISEFPYPFIKNDSNDYATVIAVPDNYTEQELSAALMLETYFGKQNGSENYNGTVVKYSSVPQHKNIIYIGDSKNIPREIRSIYPPAAQNYSKCAVIKEFYSPFDKKYKFMSIISENGNMLKKAVKLLTNRDIVKQLAVDTFRVDSSIKVEKRTSEPASKLTFRDLGLTGINFKGPFRQSSSIQYSLPKNRLPSSGCRIKLIMRYSQNLDFNRSLVTVYVNGTPIGSKKLSSDKCNGDQLELSIPDDVKKSNSLGIEIAFDLEITDSFCQLRREEIPWALVTGNSYIYTG encoded by the coding sequence ATGAGAAAATACAATTTCATATTGATGATTTCATTGATTTTTATTATTTTATTTTCCTGCAGAACAGAAGTTTCATCTGCTTCATACAATAATCTGGAATATAGAAATTTTACCTTTGGGAGCGATGTAACCTTTAGTGGAGTATTTTCATCACATTCTCTATATTTCAATGTAGATAAACATTCCGAGATAAAATCCATACAGGCAAATATACATTTCAATATAAGCCAGCTTGTAGACAAAACTAAAAATGCATCCGTCACCTTTTCAATAAACGGGAAACCATTCTATTCCTCCCCACTATTTTATAAAGAACATCAAATAACATATTTAAAAGCTTCAGTACCTCTAAGTGCAATTAAACCTGGAAGCAACGAATTCAAAATAGATACTTACTCCAGAATATCCGACAAACCCTGTACAGATGATGTCAACAGTGGAAACTGGCTGAATTTATACGGCGATTCAAACCTGTCAATGGGATTCATAAGTAAACGGAGCTCAAATAATATATCAGAATTTCCATATCCTTTTATCAAAAACGACAGCAATGACTATGCTACCGTAATAGCTGTACCCGACAACTATACTGAACAGGAACTCTCCGCAGCCCTCATGCTTGAAACCTATTTTGGAAAACAAAATGGCTCTGAAAACTATAACGGAACCGTTGTCAAATATTCCTCCGTTCCGCAGCACAAAAACATAATATACATAGGGGATTCAAAAAATATTCCCCGGGAGATTAGATCCATTTATCCTCCAGCAGCACAAAATTACAGCAAATGTGCTGTAATAAAGGAGTTTTACTCCCCCTTTGATAAAAAATACAAGTTTATGTCAATAATAAGTGAAAATGGAAATATGCTCAAAAAAGCTGTAAAACTGCTTACAAACAGGGACATTGTAAAACAGCTTGCTGTGGATACATTTAGAGTAGACAGCAGCATCAAGGTAGAAAAAAGGACTTCAGAACCAGCTTCAAAGCTTACATTTAGAGATCTCGGATTAACCGGAATAAATTTTAAAGGTCCTTTCAGACAGAGCAGTTCAATACAATACAGTCTTCCTAAAAACAGACTTCCTTCCAGTGGATGCAGAATAAAATTAATCATGAGATATTCACAGAATCTGGATTTCAACCGATCACTTGTTACTGTATATGTAAATGGTACTCCCATAGGCAGTAAAAAATTAAGTTCGGATAAGTGCAACGGCGACCAACTGGAGCTTTCAATTCCGGATGATGTCAAGAAATCAAATTCCCTCGGCATAGAAATTGCCTTTGATCTTGAAATAACGGATTCATTTTGCCAGTTAAGACGGGAAGAAATACCCTGGGCCCTTGTAACCGGTAATTCATATATATATACCGGATAA
- a CDS encoding cellulose biosynthesis cyclic di-GMP-binding regulatory protein BcsB gives MTYPQPFVSNRKLDNTALVVPESLSENEVEGISRMFLYMGKDIDYSTGNIEVLTDKNFSEKYHDMNLILYGTPENNQIIKKMNSKLWFKYNKKYTSFTGNEKLYLTDPYASNISVFQFDISPYNNSKSVLVLTSPKKDLLLKSLVFLSSPNHFLKLSGDSILIDSFGNIKSFQFKKENTESTYDKLSSMDTETKTFTLFAALLLAFGIAAILLYRFKNRRFR, from the coding sequence ATTACTTATCCACAGCCATTTGTTTCAAACAGAAAGCTGGACAATACAGCACTTGTAGTTCCTGAAAGCCTGTCTGAAAATGAAGTTGAAGGTATAAGCAGGATGTTTTTATATATGGGAAAAGATATAGATTACAGTACAGGAAATATAGAAGTTTTAACTGACAAAAACTTTTCAGAAAAATATCATGACATGAACCTGATATTATATGGAACCCCTGAAAACAACCAGATTATAAAAAAAATGAATTCGAAACTCTGGTTTAAATACAATAAAAAATACACATCATTTACGGGTAATGAAAAATTGTACCTAACAGATCCCTATGCTTCAAACATATCAGTATTTCAGTTTGACATATCGCCCTATAACAACAGCAAATCTGTTCTGGTGCTGACTTCACCCAAGAAAGACCTGCTTTTGAAATCTCTTGTATTTTTATCTTCTCCAAACCACTTTTTAAAGCTGTCCGGTGATTCCATACTGATAGACAGCTTCGGCAACATAAAAAGCTTTCAGTTTAAAAAAGAAAACACGGAATCCACATATGACAAACTCAGTTCCATGGATACAGAAACTAAAACATTTACATTATTTGCAGCACTTTTACTCGCATTTGGTATTGCAGCAATACTATTATACAGATTCAAAAATAGAAGATTCAGGTAA